From Acidianus brierleyi:
CCACTAGAGTGAGTTTCTTACCGTACTTCCCAAGTTGATACTCCATGATACTCCTAAGCTCATGAAAAGCAACATCGTGTAACCTCATCCTCAGCCTTCTGAGAGACTTACCAACAAGTTGCTTAACGCGAATGTCCTCCATTACGAGAACATCATAATGCTCAGCAAAATACTTACCAAGTTTCATGTACATGTCCTTCCTAAGGTTCTTCAAGTGTTCGTGAGCCCTCGCTAGACGAATCTTTGCCTTAAACCAGTTGCGTGACAAGAACTTCTTCCTTGAAAGAGCTTTATGAAGCTTCTTCATCTTGTTGAGTGCCTTCTCATAAGGCCTCTGGTTGGGGACATATTCCCCGTCAGAGGTAGTGAGAAGTTTCTCTACACCAACATCCACAGCAACAACTTTGTTTGTCTTTGGGAGTTGAGGATACTCTTGATCCACAACGAAAGTAATGTACACTCTCCCTGATGGTGTTAACTTGACTATTACCCTCTTTACCTTGTCTAGCGGGAAATCCCTATGAACAATAACGTTGAAGATCCCTAGGTTTGACAGCTGAAGCGTTATTACCTTCTTCTTGTTCTTCTTGCTCTTCGTCCTTATTTCTCTCACCTTCAGGACTTTCCAACCTGATTGAGGGTAGA
This genomic window contains:
- a CDS encoding RNA-guided endonuclease InsQ/TnpB family protein, with protein sequence MPDVGLRFRAYTNEQTLRALKAQLRLASEVYNTLRWTDIYFHERDGKGLTKTELRQLALDLRKQDEQYQHLYSQTLQQIADRFYDARQRFFDGLARFPKEKKAHKWYSLVYPQSGWKVLKVREIRTKSKKNKKKVITLQLSNLGIFNVIVHRDFPLDKVKRVIVKLTPSGRVYITFVVDQEYPQLPKTNKVVAVDVGVEKLLTTSDGEYVPNQRPYEKALNKMKKLHKALSRKKFLSRNWFKAKIRLARAHEHLKNLRKDMYMKLGKYFAEHYDVLVMEDIRVKQLVGKSLRRLRMRLHDVAFHELRSIMEYQLGKYGKKLTLVDPAFTSMTCARCGHVKKDLTLADRVFVCPKCGWVADRDYNASLNILRRSGSERPLVPVELRPLPLASLGFEAGSHVR